A stretch of DNA from Sphingomonas ginkgonis:
TGGTCCTGCGGAACATCAACACGGCGACGTCCGCGCTCTATGCGATCCAGGGCGTGCTGACGAAGAACCTGTTCCAGCTGCCGGGCGGACCGTTGCAGCTCGGTATCGGCGCGCACTTCCGACACGAGTCACTCGACAACCCGAACGTCAATCCGACCGCCGACTTCATCGGCGTGAACCAGGTGACCGCCAAGGGCGACCGCGATGTCGAGGCCGCCTTCTTCGAGATCTCGGCGCCGGTCCTGAAACAGCTCGAGCTGCAGGTCTCGGGGCGCTACGACCATTACTCGACCGGGTTCAGCAACTTCTCGCCCAAGGCCGGGTTCAAGTTCGCTCCGATCCGCCAGCTTGCCTTGCGGGGCACCGCGTCGCGCGGGTTCCGCGCCCCGTCCTTTGCCGAGACCTCTGGGCAGATCACCGGCTTCACCACCTATAATCCCGGCAGCTTCCAGACGCTCTGCGAGCAGCATGGCGGCGTCTTCACGTCCGGGTCGTGCGTCGGCGGCAGCCCCTACACCCGCAGCGGTCAAGCTCTCGGCTTTCGCAACAACGCCAACCCCGATCTCAAGCCCGAGAAGTCGGAGAGCTTCACGGCGGGCCTGATCCTCCAGCCCATCCGCCAGGTCAGCCTCACCGTCGATTTCTACCACATCAAGAAGAAGAACATCATCACCGGCGGCCCGCTGTCGAACTCCGCGCTCGATGCCTATTATGCCGGAACGCCTCTCCCGACGGGCTACTCGGTGATCCTGAACGGGATCGACCCACTGTTCCCGGCCGCGCTCCGCTCCGTCGCCATCATTGTCGGCCCCTATGCGAACGCGTCGTCGCTGGTCACCTCCGGGGTCGACTTCGAGGCGCAGGCCGACTTCAGGCTGCCCGGCGGGATCCGCTGGTCGAGTAACCTCGAAGCGACCCGGATCAACAAGTTCGACTTCCGCGCCTGTTCCGACGGCACCGACCCGAGTTGCGCGACGCAGCACTATGTCGGCACCCAAGGACCCTACATCCTCTCCTCCGGCGCTGGCACGCCGCGTTGGCGTGGCAATTGGTCGAACAGCTTTGACATCGGCCGCGCGACGCTCACCGCCACCGTCAACTACATCAGCGGCTATCGGATGACGGCCGAGGACCAGAACGGACCTGGCACCGGCAATGATTGTTCGACCAACCTCTACAATGCGGACTTCGCCTGCCGGGTGAAGCATTATACCTGGGTCGACCTGGTGGGCAGTTATAAGCTCACCGACCGCCTCACCGTCTACGGGAACGTGCTCAACCTGTTTGACACCAAGGCGCCGATTGCGCCGGCGGACTATGCGGCAGCCAATTACAATCCGACCTACACGCAGTCGGGGGCGGTTGGCCGCTTCTTCCGGCTCGGCGTGAACTATCGGTTCGCCCCACCGGCGCGGATGATGGAGCCGCCGCCGCCGCCGGTCGCGCCGCCGCCGCCGCCGCCGGCACCGGTCGCGACCCAGACCTGCCCTGACGGCACGATCATTGAAGTGACCGCCCAGTGCCCGCCGCCGCCGCCACCCCCGCCTCCCCCGCCGCCGCCCCCTCAGGCGGAGCGCGGCTAGGCGGATCGCGGCGACGGCCAGAAGGCTCGGGCAGCAATCGCCCGCGGCTGTCGTCGGTTGGTTCCATAAGGGAGCGGCGCATGGCTTGAGCCACCGCATCGAGCCGTCTTCAGGGTCGTGGCCGCGCGTCCGCTTAGCATGGACATAGTCCTGGCCTATGCCCGGCCCAAATCGTCCTATTTTCCGCGTGCCAGCCGGCTTGCTACACCGAGCCCGGGCTGCGGGGAGGTGCAGGGTGTCGCTGACGATCGATCGACGGACATTCCTGGGCGCCAGCGCCTCGCTTCTCGCTGTCCCGCGAGCCATGGCGGCGCCGTTCGTCCAGCCGCCGGTCGCGCGGGTGATCCTCGACAACGACTTCGCCGGCGACCCTGACGGGCTGTTTCAGCTGGCCCACCACCTGCTGTGCCGCTCCGTCCGTATCCCGCTGATCATCGGCTCGCACCTTCCGGCGCGGTTCGGCAGCGGGCACGATGCGGTCGACTCGGCCCAGCGCGCCGCTGACATCGTGCGGCTGCTCGGGCTGGCCGGATCCTACCGCCCGTTGGCGGGCGCCGAGACTCCGCTCGGGTCTGCCGGCAGCGCGGTGCGGAGCGCGGCCACCGCCCCGATCGTCCGCGAGGCGCTGCGCGAGGACACGCGGGTGCCGCTGATCTACGCGGCCGGCGCCGGGCTGACCGAGCTGGCGCTCGCGTGGCGGGCCGACCGCCGGATCGGCCGCCGCCTCAGGCTCATCTGGATTGGCGGCAACACCCACTCCGACGTGGCGCCCCCAGGGGCGATGGACCGCGAGCCCGAATTCAATTTCTCGATCGACCCGGTCGCCGCCCAGCTCATCTTCAACGAATCCGACATCGAGATCTGGCAGGTGCCGTCCGCCACCTACCGGACCATGTTGTTCGGCACCGGCGAGCTCGACGAACTCGGGGGGACGGGCCCACTCGGCGCCTACCTCAAGGCCGCCGTCGACAGCGTGCCCGCCATGCTGGCCAGGATCCCGGGGTTCCCTCCCCTGCCGCAGACCGACGCCTATGTTCTCGGCGACAGCCCGCTCGTGACCCTGTCGGCGCTGGTCACGCCGTTTGCCGCCGACCCCGCCTCGAGCGACTACCGGCTCATGCCCACCCCGCGGCTGAACCCCGACGGCAGCTACACGGCACGCGCGGAGGGCCGGCCGATGCGGGTCTACACCCGGATCGATACCGGCCTGACCTTCCGCGACATGATGGCGCGCTTCCGGCTGGAGGCGCTCCGAGCCGGGCGCTGACGGCGGCTGAGTGGCGTGCCTTCGGCCGCATTTTCCCAATTTCCGAAGACGGTTGAGTCGGTCATATAGGAACCGAATGGCGGTTCGGTTGACCTTGCGCGCTCGCGGGAAGGCAATCGGAACCGGACGCGACCGGGCCGCGCCAGTATGCGCAGGAAGGCGCGTCCGGGAGCCGGCGGGAAGCAAGGAAGTCGACGTTGGTGCAAGGGTTGGAGCCGGATCATCTCTCCGGCGCGCTGGGGTTCCTGAAGGGCGGCGGCGAAGCGACCCGCCTGATTCTCGCCCGCGACTGGAGCGGACACCCGCTCGGCCCGCCGGAAGGCTGGCCCGACACGCTGAAGGTTTCGCTCGGCACCATCCTCAACTCGCCGGAGTCGATGATCCTGGCCTGGGGCGAGGAAGAGCTGACCTTCTTCTTCAACGAGACCTATTTCCCGCTGTTGGGGCCGCGTCTCGATTGGGCGATGGGCGCCCCCTTCCGCGAGGTTTGGGCGGACGCCTGGGATCAGGCCAAGCCGATCATCGACGCCGCCTTCGCGGGCGAAAGCAAGCGCTTCATCGACCTGCCGTGGCGCCTCGCCACCGACCGCGGCCTTGCGGATACCTGGTGGACCTTTTCCTACTCGCGGGTGCTCAGCCCCACCGGCGGCATCGACGGGTTGTTCATCCTCACCAGCGAGACCACCGCCAAGGTCCTTGGCGACCGGCGGCGGGGCGAGGTCGAGGCGCTGCTCCATCGCGCGCAGGAAGCCGGCGGGATCGGCCTCTTTGCAGTCACGCCCGACGGCACCATCAGCCCGACCCCCTCCTTCTGCGCGCTCTATGGATTGCCGGCAGCCGACACCCTCCCCGCCTCCGCCTTCGAGGAGCTGGTCGTCCCCGAGGACCGCGGACAGGTCTCCAGCCTCGCTGCCCGTGCCGCCGGCGCAGCACCGCTCGATGTCGAATACCGCATCCACCGCGCCGACACCGGCGCGCTCCGCTCGATCGCCCGCAAGGGCGAGATCGAGCGCGACGGCGATGGCCGCTTCGTTCGCTTCGTCGGCATCGCCCGCGACGTCACCGAGGAGGCCGCGACCCGGCGCGCGCTGATCGAACAGCAGCGGCTTCAGGCCGCCCTGCTCGATCTCGCCGACCTTACCCGCGACCTCACCGACGCGGGCGAGATCGCCTTTGTCTCCGCCCAGCTCCTCGGGCAGACGCTCGGCGTGGAGCTCGCCGGCTACGGCGACGTCGATCCAGAGCGCGAGCATCTCACCGTCGAGCGCGACTGGACCGCCAACGGCGCGCCCAGCCTCGTCGGCGAGGTCCGCTTCCGCGACTTCGGCACCTACATCGAGGATCTGAAGCGTGGCCAGGCGGTGGTCGTCACCGACGCGCTCAGCGATCCGCGCACCGCCCCTTTCGCGCAGGCGCTGCTCGCCCGCGCTGCCGGAGCCTTCGTCAACCTTCCGCTGTTCGAACGCGGTCGCTTCGTCGCGCTGCTGTTCGTCAGCCAGCGCAGCCACCGCCACTGGACGGAGGGCGAGCTC
This window harbors:
- a CDS encoding nucleoside hydrolase — protein: MSLTIDRRTFLGASASLLAVPRAMAAPFVQPPVARVILDNDFAGDPDGLFQLAHHLLCRSVRIPLIIGSHLPARFGSGHDAVDSAQRAADIVRLLGLAGSYRPLAGAETPLGSAGSAVRSAATAPIVREALREDTRVPLIYAAGAGLTELALAWRADRRIGRRLRLIWIGGNTHSDVAPPGAMDREPEFNFSIDPVAAQLIFNESDIEIWQVPSATYRTMLFGTGELDELGGTGPLGAYLKAAVDSVPAMLARIPGFPPLPQTDAYVLGDSPLVTLSALVTPFAADPASSDYRLMPTPRLNPDGSYTARAEGRPMRVYTRIDTGLTFRDMMARFRLEALRAGR